The Blastomonas fulva genome contains a region encoding:
- a CDS encoding CocE/NonD family hydrolase, translating to MTETFELAMLPGTDPATNPYKPPLPPLGVHSEVVDGMLFERNVPVKMRDGITIYVDLFRPEGAAGERDLPVLLAWSPYGKHGKANNLWPPAGIEDGWISRHTAFEAPDPVYWTKAGYAVCYPDPRGSWLSEGELRHNGQGEGEDVYDLIEWLGRQDWSNGKVGMTGVSYLACIQYLVGPMKPPHLAALNPWEGFSDWYREFCYHGGMRETCFVERAARNLNWSTTRTENTAENARLHPLHDAYWRSKEVDLSAIDLPVFVVASWSDHGLHTRGTLEAYKAISSEQKWLLVHGQKKWRHYYTPENVVLQRQFFDHFLKGQPDTMAGWPKVRIQVRTQGSEGQWRDESEYPLARTDYRPLYLSAADGALVDNLPAAVSRMEYDSNDPAAAATFVHTFAAATELTGHFKLRLWVQSDDADDMDLFIALDKLDASGARVPFTFYALYDDGPLALGWLRASHRALDDARSTPWQPVHRHDAEDPLPRGEPVPLEIEIWPTSVRFDAGESLQLSVKGSDFFTEDRYNLAFARHEDLRNHGTHKLLSGGQYDSHLLVPNIAIGEGTPA from the coding sequence ATGACCGAAACGTTCGAGCTGGCGATGCTTCCGGGCACGGATCCGGCGACCAATCCCTACAAGCCGCCCCTTCCCCCGCTCGGCGTGCACAGCGAAGTCGTCGACGGGATGCTGTTCGAACGCAACGTGCCGGTCAAGATGCGCGATGGCATCACCATCTATGTCGATCTGTTTCGCCCCGAAGGTGCGGCAGGCGAGCGAGATCTGCCGGTGCTGCTCGCCTGGAGCCCGTATGGCAAGCACGGCAAGGCGAACAATCTGTGGCCACCTGCCGGAATCGAAGACGGCTGGATCAGCCGCCATACCGCGTTCGAGGCGCCCGATCCGGTCTATTGGACCAAGGCAGGCTATGCCGTGTGCTATCCCGATCCGCGCGGCAGCTGGCTGTCGGAAGGCGAATTGCGCCACAACGGCCAGGGTGAAGGCGAAGATGTTTATGACCTGATCGAATGGCTGGGCAGGCAGGACTGGTCGAACGGCAAGGTCGGCATGACGGGCGTGTCCTATCTGGCCTGTATCCAGTATCTGGTCGGCCCGATGAAGCCCCCGCACCTCGCCGCCCTCAATCCGTGGGAGGGCTTTTCGGACTGGTATCGCGAGTTCTGCTATCACGGCGGAATGCGCGAGACCTGTTTTGTCGAACGTGCCGCGCGCAATCTGAACTGGTCGACGACGCGCACCGAAAACACCGCCGAGAACGCCCGGCTCCATCCGCTTCACGATGCCTATTGGCGCAGCAAGGAGGTGGACCTTTCGGCCATCGACTTGCCCGTTTTTGTGGTCGCCAGCTGGTCCGATCACGGGCTGCACACGCGCGGGACGCTGGAAGCGTACAAGGCCATATCCAGCGAGCAGAAGTGGCTGCTGGTCCACGGCCAGAAGAAATGGCGGCATTATTACACGCCCGAAAACGTCGTGCTGCAGCGGCAGTTCTTCGATCATTTCCTGAAAGGTCAGCCCGATACGATGGCCGGCTGGCCCAAGGTGCGTATCCAGGTGCGCACCCAAGGCAGCGAGGGGCAATGGCGAGACGAGAGCGAGTACCCGTTGGCGCGCACCGATTATCGCCCGCTCTATCTGAGTGCCGCCGACGGGGCGCTGGTCGATAACCTGCCCGCAGCCGTATCCCGCATGGAATATGATTCGAACGACCCTGCAGCCGCCGCAACATTCGTTCACACCTTCGCCGCCGCCACCGAACTCACCGGCCATTTCAAGCTGCGGTTGTGGGTGCAGTCCGACGATGCCGACGACATGGATCTGTTCATCGCACTCGACAAGCTCGACGCCAGCGGTGCGCGCGTTCCCTTCACATTTTACGCGCTGTATGACGATGGCCCGCTGGCGCTGGGCTGGCTGCGGGCATCGCACCGCGCCCTGGACGATGCACGGTCCACCCCCTGGCAGCCTGTCCATCGCCATGATGCCGAAGACCCGCTGCCGCGCGGCGAACCTGTACCGCTCGAGATCGAGATCTGGCCGACATCGGTGCGTTTCGATGCGGGCGAGTCGCTGCAGCTTTCCGTGAAGGGCAGCGATTTCTTCACCGAGGACCGCTACAATCTCGCCTTTGCGCGGCATGAGGATTTGCGCAACCATGGAACCCACAAGCTGCTGTCCGGCGGGCAGTATGACAGCCATCTGCTGGTGCCCAACATCGCGATTGGCGAGGGGACCCCGGCATGA
- a CDS encoding DUF3237 domain-containing protein — MDESALALRHSHAFDIRINFDKRWSLGPIYGGAQQGYTSIGEGSTVTGPRLNGMLVDYSGADWPVVRADGVVELNAHYMIKTDDGALIYIRNLGYVHGPLRAHGQSPDEEPAIARYFRCTPYFRAPEGPHDWLNRTVIVGVGQRRPKLTDADEPDHSLFRYYTID, encoded by the coding sequence ATGGACGAATCCGCGCTCGCGCTGCGCCACAGCCACGCCTTCGACATCCGCATCAATTTCGACAAACGCTGGTCGCTGGGGCCGATTTATGGTGGCGCGCAGCAGGGCTACACGTCGATCGGCGAAGGCAGCACCGTGACCGGTCCGCGGCTCAACGGCATGCTGGTCGATTACAGCGGCGCCGACTGGCCCGTCGTCCGCGCCGACGGCGTGGTTGAACTCAACGCGCATTACATGATCAAGACCGACGACGGCGCGCTGATCTACATCCGCAATCTGGGCTATGTTCATGGGCCGCTGCGCGCGCACGGCCAATCGCCCGATGAAGAGCCCGCCATCGCGCGCTATTTTCGCTGCACGCCCTATTTCAGGGCGCCCGAAGGGCCGCATGACTGGCTCAACCGCACGGTGATCGTCGGCGTCGGCCAACGCCGCCCCAAGCTGACCGATGCGGACGAGCCCGACCATTCGCTGTTCCGCTATTATACGATCGATTGA
- a CDS encoding alpha/beta hydrolase — protein MTDVLDRIRALGTAFSLEQIQGSAAIFAPLLPACDETMVERDVTYGSDPRHRLDLFGARKPGIARPIVAFVHGGGFIGGDKGAAGAPFYNNVGAWAARHGWIGCTITYRLAPAHPWPAGRDDVALAIGWLRAHAADIGGDADRIVLIGQSAGAAHVAAFAATDAATGALAGAAMLSGIYNVANADRNPYQSAYYGDDPTQFAAQSSIEGLAATPLPCLYTVAEFDPPDFQRQAAAMISRRVAATGAWPEFHRLAGQNHITPVQQIGSSADAVGPILAGFIDQVTRQSIV, from the coding sequence ATGACAGACGTTCTTGACCGTATCCGCGCGCTGGGCACCGCCTTCAGCCTCGAACAGATACAGGGGTCGGCGGCGATATTCGCGCCTTTGCTGCCTGCATGCGACGAAACCATGGTCGAGCGCGATGTCACCTACGGGTCTGACCCGCGCCACCGGCTTGACCTGTTCGGCGCGCGCAAGCCCGGTATCGCACGACCGATCGTCGCGTTCGTGCACGGCGGCGGCTTTATCGGTGGCGACAAGGGCGCGGCAGGAGCACCGTTCTACAACAATGTCGGTGCATGGGCCGCGCGGCACGGATGGATCGGCTGCACGATCACCTACCGGCTGGCACCCGCGCATCCGTGGCCCGCGGGACGCGATGACGTGGCGTTGGCGATCGGCTGGTTGCGCGCCCATGCAGCCGACATCGGCGGCGATGCCGATCGTATCGTGCTTATCGGGCAGTCGGCTGGCGCGGCCCATGTCGCCGCTTTTGCAGCGACCGACGCCGCTACGGGCGCATTGGCAGGCGCTGCGATGCTGTCCGGGATCTACAATGTCGCAAACGCCGACCGCAATCCCTATCAATCGGCTTATTATGGCGACGATCCCACGCAGTTCGCCGCGCAGTCGAGCATCGAGGGGCTGGCCGCCACGCCGCTGCCCTGCCTGTACACCGTCGCGGAGTTCGACCCGCCCGATTTCCAGCGGCAGGCCGCCGCGATGATCTCACGGCGCGTGGCTGCGACCGGTGCCTGGCCCGAGTTTCATCGGCTCGCCGGGCAGAATCACATCACCCCGGTTCAGCAGATCGGGTCATCGGCCGATGCCGTCGGCCCGATCCTGGCCGGCTTTATCGACCAGGTGACGCGTCAATCGATCGTATAA
- a CDS encoding nuclear transport factor 2 family protein gives MSECAWPNGVPAIMPAEDRAEITELFARYAWGIDLADEEQVLDTFAEDGEFDHLWQGKASGHEAIRAHLHGLWFDRQHWWFGRQHLFNHFIMEPHPEGARVRCFFQIVQWNADYGTNFIFGIGTRDDRLVKRDGRWKFFRLFVNAWTKADQVPWKAKRTMTPRPINNAPAADCRPFSVQSKDPW, from the coding sequence ATGTCGGAATGCGCATGGCCCAATGGCGTGCCGGCCATCATGCCGGCGGAGGATCGCGCCGAAATCACCGAGCTTTTCGCGCGCTATGCCTGGGGCATCGATCTTGCCGACGAGGAGCAGGTGCTGGACACATTTGCTGAAGATGGCGAATTCGATCATCTCTGGCAGGGAAAGGCCTCGGGCCATGAGGCGATAAGGGCACACCTGCACGGGCTGTGGTTCGACCGGCAGCATTGGTGGTTCGGCAGGCAGCACCTGTTCAACCATTTCATCATGGAGCCGCATCCCGAAGGCGCGCGGGTGCGCTGCTTTTTCCAGATCGTTCAGTGGAATGCCGATTATGGCACCAACTTCATCTTCGGCATCGGAACGCGAGATGACCGCCTCGTCAAGCGCGACGGCCGCTGGAAGTTCTTCCGGCTGTTCGTGAATGCGTGGACCAAGGCCGATCAGGTGCCCTGGAAAGCTAAACGGACGATGACGCCACGACCGATCAACAATGCCCCTGCGGCTGATTGCAGACCGTTCAGCGTTCAGTCGAAAGACCCGTGGTGA
- a CDS encoding MarR family winged helix-turn-helix transcriptional regulator has product MEGTASAVSSIEDLSGWKLNNLDYPTFRITLLAKIMDRLTIRQFTDKGDLTYAEWRVLSRLGTLPEGGTVGHVAELAWVDRAEVSRAAAALELRGLTSRRENVQDRRKPILFLTPVGRKLYFTNLAERSAFHEALLVDLTDAERALLDTLLLRVGQRLLDIFRDSTRAPD; this is encoded by the coding sequence GTGGAAGGCACAGCGTCGGCTGTCAGTTCCATCGAGGACCTCTCGGGCTGGAAGCTCAACAACCTCGATTATCCGACTTTCCGCATCACCCTGCTCGCCAAGATCATGGATCGGCTGACGATTCGCCAGTTTACCGACAAGGGTGATCTCACTTATGCCGAGTGGCGCGTGCTCTCTCGCCTTGGCACCTTGCCCGAAGGCGGCACGGTGGGTCATGTTGCTGAACTCGCCTGGGTCGATCGTGCCGAAGTCAGCCGGGCGGCGGCGGCGCTCGAGCTGCGTGGACTCACGTCTCGCCGCGAAAATGTTCAGGACCGCCGCAAGCCGATCCTGTTTCTGACCCCGGTCGGACGCAAGCTCTACTTCACTAATCTGGCAGAGCGCAGTGCCTTTCACGAAGCCCTTCTGGTCGACCTCACCGATGCCGAACGCGCGCTGCTCGACACGCTGCTGTTGCGCGTGGGCCAGCGCCTGCTCGACATTTTCCGGGACTCAACCCGCGCGCCCGATTGA
- a CDS encoding TonB-dependent receptor domain-containing protein, translated as MAAVSAALLWAPSAHAQDAQPVESQPEEAPATEIIVTGSRIAATGFTAPTPVTVIGQQDLQQQGSSNIADLLNTIPAFRPQSTPATVGIFSSNAGANLADLRGLGASRTLVLIDGRRVVAGTVAGGGFSPAGAVDLSLIPTVLINRTEVVTGGASAAYGSDAVAGVVNILIDTQLQGLRGSVQYGISQQNDNEEFFATLAGGTQFADGRGHVVLGVEYSDNKGVGDCYTRDWCSVSYNTISNPTPQTNGLARQVLLPNTRTSTSNFGGLITSGVLRGTTFRPDGSSFAHDYGTFFGTGPTFANGGIFQSGGSADPVNGFYNNFPLVAPVERIVGFGHVKFDISDNLQIFAEGSYGQVNSATLGAASRNTGNITIQRDNAFLPADLRARLVTANQTSFSFGRVSNDIGPPVADVQRETYRGVVGLSGSFGSTFKWDAYYQYGRTNYSQDTTNTQITDNFARAVDAVDQGLFQTGVANGNIVCRSTLTQPTNPLVAGCRPLNLFGENRFSQAAVAYAYGTASQRTSLTQHVAALNVQGDLFELPGGSFSVAAGAEYRVEDAEGTADPISTALRFITSPGQAITGPAIKVKEAYLEAAAPLLADVPFFYSLSLNGAVRITDYSTSGSVTSWKVGGVWEPAEGLRIRATRSRDIRAPNFFELNAPISTSFQFLTDPRNSGSFLTSVQLGGNPNLVPEVADTFTIGAVISPARNVSLSVDYYDISLDGAVSTLGGQIIVNRCQAGAAELCNLITRDAGGLLSSVRNVNLNLNSLKTRGVDAEFSYTTELSGVGISVRALGTYVLDLITIDGTGTSVNRAGMNGGPVSQPSGLPTFTGSLTLGLSAKPISAAMQIRYISSGVYNATQIGPHQQGYSPTLANSISDNSVDEEWRLNFNVQYDLFERGNTKVQLFGVINNLFNQDPPNDLPSSFGVTNPVLYDVIGRSFKFGVRFAY; from the coding sequence ATGGCCGCAGTAAGTGCGGCGCTGCTCTGGGCACCGAGTGCACATGCACAGGATGCACAGCCGGTCGAGTCGCAGCCTGAGGAGGCTCCTGCAACCGAGATCATCGTCACCGGCTCGCGCATTGCGGCCACCGGTTTCACCGCGCCTACTCCCGTCACCGTCATCGGGCAGCAGGACCTGCAGCAGCAGGGGTCATCGAACATTGCCGACCTGCTCAACACCATCCCGGCCTTTCGTCCGCAATCGACCCCCGCCACGGTGGGCATCTTCTCAAGCAATGCCGGTGCCAACCTTGCCGATCTTCGCGGTCTGGGCGCCAGCCGCACGCTTGTGCTGATCGATGGCCGGCGCGTTGTCGCCGGTACCGTCGCAGGCGGCGGCTTCTCGCCTGCCGGTGCCGTCGATCTTTCGCTGATCCCGACCGTCCTGATCAACCGGACGGAAGTGGTGACCGGTGGTGCATCGGCTGCATACGGGTCCGACGCGGTTGCAGGTGTGGTCAACATCCTGATCGATACCCAGCTGCAAGGGCTGCGCGGCAGCGTGCAGTACGGAATTTCGCAGCAGAACGACAATGAGGAGTTCTTCGCGACGCTGGCGGGCGGCACGCAGTTCGCTGATGGGCGCGGCCATGTCGTGCTGGGCGTCGAATATTCCGACAACAAGGGCGTGGGCGACTGCTACACCCGCGACTGGTGCTCAGTCAGCTACAACACGATCTCCAACCCTACCCCCCAGACCAACGGCCTGGCGCGGCAGGTGCTGCTGCCTAACACCCGCACGTCGACGTCCAACTTCGGCGGCTTGATCACCAGCGGCGTGCTGCGCGGAACGACTTTCCGCCCCGATGGCAGCAGCTTTGCGCACGACTACGGCACGTTCTTCGGAACCGGACCGACCTTTGCCAATGGCGGCATCTTCCAGTCCGGTGGCAGCGCCGATCCGGTCAACGGCTTCTACAACAACTTCCCGCTGGTGGCCCCGGTCGAGCGGATCGTCGGCTTCGGGCACGTCAAATTCGACATCAGCGACAATCTCCAGATTTTTGCCGAAGGCTCTTATGGCCAGGTCAACTCCGCAACGCTGGGCGCAGCGTCGCGCAACACCGGCAACATCACGATCCAGCGGGACAATGCTTTCCTGCCCGCAGATCTGCGCGCCAGGCTGGTGACGGCCAACCAGACAAGCTTTTCGTTCGGTCGCGTGTCGAACGATATCGGCCCGCCGGTGGCAGATGTTCAGCGTGAAACCTATCGCGGCGTTGTCGGCCTGTCGGGCAGCTTCGGCAGCACGTTCAAATGGGACGCCTATTATCAATATGGCCGCACCAATTATTCGCAGGACACCACCAATACCCAGATCACCGACAATTTTGCCCGTGCGGTGGATGCAGTCGATCAGGGCCTGTTTCAGACCGGCGTCGCCAACGGCAACATCGTCTGCCGCTCGACCCTCACCCAGCCGACCAATCCTCTGGTCGCAGGGTGCCGCCCGCTTAATCTGTTCGGCGAGAACCGGTTCAGCCAAGCAGCGGTGGCCTATGCCTATGGCACCGCTTCGCAGCGCACCAGCCTGACCCAGCACGTGGCCGCACTCAACGTCCAGGGGGACCTGTTCGAACTGCCGGGTGGATCATTCTCGGTCGCCGCCGGCGCTGAATACCGCGTCGAAGATGCCGAAGGTACGGCAGATCCGATCTCCACCGCGCTGCGCTTCATCACCAGCCCGGGCCAGGCGATCACCGGTCCAGCGATCAAGGTCAAGGAAGCCTATCTTGAAGCGGCTGCACCGCTGCTGGCCGATGTCCCGTTCTTCTATTCGCTTTCGCTCAACGGAGCGGTGCGCATCACCGATTACTCCACCAGCGGTTCGGTCACCTCCTGGAAGGTCGGCGGGGTGTGGGAACCAGCCGAAGGCCTGCGGATCCGGGCTACCCGGTCTCGCGATATCCGGGCGCCCAATTTCTTCGAGCTCAACGCCCCAATCAGCACCAGTTTCCAGTTTCTCACCGATCCGCGCAACTCGGGCAGTTTCCTGACCTCGGTGCAGCTCGGCGGCAATCCCAATCTGGTGCCTGAAGTTGCCGACACCTTCACCATCGGCGCGGTCATCAGTCCCGCGCGCAATGTCAGCCTGTCAGTCGATTATTACGACATCTCGCTCGACGGGGCGGTCTCGACGCTGGGCGGACAGATCATCGTCAACCGCTGCCAGGCCGGTGCAGCAGAGTTGTGCAACCTGATCACGCGCGATGCCGGCGGGCTCCTGAGCAGCGTGCGCAACGTCAACCTCAACCTCAATTCGCTCAAGACCCGCGGTGTCGATGCCGAGTTCAGCTATACCACCGAACTGTCAGGTGTCGGGATCTCGGTGCGGGCTCTGGGTACCTATGTGCTCGACCTGATCACCATCGATGGCACCGGTACGTCGGTGAACCGTGCGGGCATGAACGGCGGCCCGGTTTCGCAACCGTCGGGTCTGCCCACCTTCACCGGCAGCCTGACGCTTGGTCTTTCGGCCAAGCCGATCAGCGCCGCCATGCAGATCCGCTACATTTCGTCGGGTGTCTACAACGCGACCCAGATCGGGCCGCACCAGCAGGGCTATAGCCCCACTTTGGCCAACAGCATCAGCGACAACTCGGTCGACGAGGAATGGCGTCTGAACTTCAACGTTCAGTACGACCTGTTCGAGCGCGGCAACACCAAGGTGCAGCTCTTCGGCGTGATCAACAACCTGTTCAATCAGGACCCGCCCAACGACCTCCCCTCCAGCTTCGGGGTGACCAATCCGGTGCTGTATGATGTGATCGGGCGATCGTTCAAGTTCGGCGTCCGTTTCGCCTACTGA